GGAGAAACACCCGCATCGTGTTGAACCCGCACAGCCGCGCCCAGTTGAGCTCGGTGTTGATCCGGCGGGCGTCGAACGTGGCCGGCTGGAACATCTCCAGCTGGTTGATCGCGGTGGCCGGCACGTAGTTCGACCCCACCAGCCAGCCCTGCGCGCGGTACCAGCGGTTGGCCTGATCGGCCGTCCACCGGGTCGGGGCGGCACGCGCATGGGGCATCGAGGCCAGCATAACGCCGGCACCGACGGCCAGCGGCAGCTTCAGGGCGGTTCGACGGCGCACCCCGCGACCATAGTCGGCCGTCGCGGGGGTTTCCTTGCAGGTCAGCGGCGTGCCGCGGCTTTGATCCGGAATCGTTACCTGCGCAGCGCGTGATCGAGGTCGCCGAGCAGATCGTCGACGTCTTCCAGCCCGACCGAGATGCGCACCACGTCGTCGCCGAGCCCGATCGCCGCCCGGCCCTCCGGGCCCATCGCCCGGTGGGTGGTGGTGGCCGGATGGGTGATCAGCGACTTCACGTCGCCGAGGTTGTTGGAGATGTCGATCAGCCGCAGCGCGTCGAGCACCTCGAAGGCGCGGCGCTTGGCCGCACCGGCCGGCGCGTCGAGGGCGAAGGTGATCACGGTGCCGCCGCCGGACATCTGCCGCCGGGCCAGCTCGTGCTGCGGGTGCGAGGCCAAAAACGGGTAGCGCACCCAGCGCACCGCCGGGTGGGTCTGCAGGAACTCCGCGATGTGCAGCGCGGCGGCGGTGGCGTGTTTGACCCGCACCGACATGGTCTCCAGGCCCTTGAGCAGCAGCCAGGCGTTGAACGCGCTCATCGCCGGACCGGTGTGGCGCATCAGGGTTTTCACCGGCCCGCCGATGAATTCCTGCGGGCCGAGCACCGCCCCGCCGAGCACCCGGCCCTGCCCGTCGATGTGTTTGGTGCCCGAATACACCACCACGTCGACCCCGAGCGGCAGACCGCGCTGCAGCAGCGGGGTGGCGAAGACGTTGTCGAGCACCACCTTCGCGCCGGCGGCGTGGGCCATCTCGGTGACCGCGGCGATGTCGACCAGCGACTGCATCGGGTTGGCGGGGGTTTCGAAGAACACCGCGGTGGTGGGCACCGACAGCGCCCGCTCCCACTGGGCCAGGTCGTCGCCGTCGACGAAGACGGTCTGCACCCCCCAGCGCGGCAGGATCTCGTTGCACACCACGAAACACGACCCGAACAGGCTGCGCGCGGCGACCAGCCGGTCACCGGCGCCCAGCAGCGCCCCGAGTGCGACGAACACCGCGGCCATGCCGGAGGCGGTGGCGAACGCCGCCGGGGCGTCCTCCATGAGCCGCAGGCGCTCCTCGAACATGGTGACCGTCGGGTTGCCGTAGCGGGAGTAGACGTAGCGGTCGACGTCGCCGGTGAACGCCGCCTCGGCGGCCTCCGCGGAGGAGTAGACGTACCCGGAGTTCAAAAACAGCGCCTCGGAGGTCTCCTCGAACTGCGAGCGCAGGATGCCGCCGCGCACCCCGATGGTCGCTTGGCCGACCCCGTCGGGAAGCGGGTCGGGCACCCGGATCGAGTCGGGGCTCACGACCGGGCCCAGGGCAGCCCGTCGGCCTTCCAGCCGGTCGCCCCGCGGTTCCCGGCGGCGTCGGCGCCGCCCTCGAACCCGTGCACCATGTTGTAGGCCGGGGCCAGGCCGGCCTGGGTGGCGGTCTGCGCCGCCGGGATCGACCGGTTGCCCGACCGGCACAAAAACACCACCGGCCCGCCGGGCACCTTCGCGGCCAGGTCGCGGGCGAAATCCGGGTTGGGCCGCCCGCTGGAGTCCACCCACTCGAGGAACACGACGTCCTTGCCGATGCCGGACAGGTCCGGCACCCCCACCGAGCGCCATTCGGCCTCGGTGCGCACGTCGACGAGCACCGCGTCGGGGTCGTCGTTCAGCAGCCGCCACGACTCCTGCGGGGTGATGTCTCCGGCGTAGCTCACGTTCGTGAGTGTGGCATATCCGGCCAGGGTCTCCGCACACGCCTTCCAGCTGCCGTCCTCGCGGACGAACCGGGTGGGGGCGGTGATCTTGTCGTCGGGGGTGTTCTCGAAGTAGTAGACGACGGTGGCGGTGGCCTCATCGCCGTCGACGCTGATCGTGTTGACGTCGGCCACATAGCGCGCGCCGTGCGCCTGCGTCGACTCGCGGTGGCGGGCAACGAAATCGGATTCGGCACCCCGTTCGGCCGCGCAGGTGAACTCGCTGAACGCGGCGAAGTCCTCCCGCTGCAGGGCGTCGTTCTGCCCGATCGCGGCGCGCACCACCTGCTCGGCGTCGTCGTCGTCGCGCAGCAGCGCGGCGATGCCCAACCCGATGAGCACGACCACCACCACCGCGACCGCCAGCAGGATCGGCAGCGGGCTCGACCGGCGCCCGGCGTCGGCGTCGGTCACCGAGCGAACATCCCGCTCAGCGCGTCGGCGGCGTCGTCGACGCGCCCGCAGGCGGCCTCCACATCCCCGGCGGTGGCCAGCAGCGCCCCGACCCGGCAGCCCTCGCCGAAGACCCGCACATCGGTCTCGGGCACCGCCAGGGCGGCGGCCAGCCCGGCGGCCGGGGGCGCCCCCAGCTCGCCGTTGCGGTACCGCAGCCGCGCCGCGCCCGGGGAGACCAGCAGGGTGTCGGCGGGCAGGCCCAGCACCGCGCGCGCCGCCAGCTCGAACTGGGACAGCCGCTGGGTGCGCAGGGTGACCAGCCCGGCGTCGGTGGGAAACACCCCGGCGTCGCGGAAGTAGACCTCGTCGTCGCGGATCGCCAGGTGCACCGCGAACAGCCCGCGCCCGCCGAGGGCGCGCACGATGCGCGCGGCCACGCTGCGCGCGGCGTCCACGGCGATCTCGCTCATCGGCTGCGGCTGCCAGGACTCCAGTCCGCGCCCGTCGGCGGTGGGCCGGTGCCCGATCGGCGCGCAGAACTCCACGGTGTCGGCGTCGTCGGCGAAGACCAGCTGGGTCATCTCGTAGTCGACCTGCAGCACCGATTCGCCGAGCACCCGTTCGATCTGGCCGTCGGCGGCCAGGGCGCGCCGCCAGGCCGGCTCCACGTCGTCGGGGCGCACCAGCACCGACTGGCCCACCCCCGGGGTCG
This sequence is a window from Mycolicibacillus parakoreensis. Protein-coding genes within it:
- a CDS encoding O-succinylhomoserine sulfhydrylase, whose translation is MSPDSIRVPDPLPDGVGQATIGVRGGILRSQFEETSEALFLNSGYVYSSAEAAEAAFTGDVDRYVYSRYGNPTVTMFEERLRLMEDAPAAFATASGMAAVFVALGALLGAGDRLVAARSLFGSCFVVCNEILPRWGVQTVFVDGDDLAQWERALSVPTTAVFFETPANPMQSLVDIAAVTEMAHAAGAKVVLDNVFATPLLQRGLPLGVDVVVYSGTKHIDGQGRVLGGAVLGPQEFIGGPVKTLMRHTGPAMSAFNAWLLLKGLETMSVRVKHATAAALHIAEFLQTHPAVRWVRYPFLASHPQHELARRQMSGGGTVITFALDAPAGAAKRRAFEVLDALRLIDISNNLGDVKSLITHPATTTHRAMGPEGRAAIGLGDDVVRISVGLEDVDDLLGDLDHALRR
- a CDS encoding rhodanese-like domain-containing protein, with product MSYAGDITPQESWRLLNDDPDAVLVDVRTEAEWRSVGVPDLSGIGKDVVFLEWVDSSGRPNPDFARDLAAKVPGGPVVFLCRSGNRSIPAAQTATQAGLAPAYNMVHGFEGGADAAGNRGATGWKADGLPWARS
- the purT gene encoding formate-dependent phosphoribosylglycinamide formyltransferase codes for the protein MSDTDSVSVRRRTRVMVLGAGQLGSELITALQHLGAEVIAVDPPAAPPTPADEHRVATLTDTEELSATINRAGPDVVVAVTDQVSVEALRLAAQSGQAAVVPSARSVRLAADREQMRRLVTEELGVPTVPFWFAGSAQELAAVAERAGYPLVVSPVGVSTPGVGQSVLVRPDDVEPAWRRALAADGQIERVLGESVLQVDYEMTQLVFADDADTVEFCAPIGHRPTADGRGLESWQPQPMSEIAVDAARSVAARIVRALGGRGLFAVHLAIRDDEVYFRDAGVFPTDAGLVTLRTQRLSQFELAARAVLGLPADTLLVSPGAARLRYRNGELGAPPAAGLAAALAVPETDVRVFGEGCRVGALLATAGDVEAACGRVDDAADALSGMFAR